A single window of Bacillus mesophilus DNA harbors:
- a CDS encoding amino acid permease, whose protein sequence is MSNQNELNGFHYKQELKRTLKLFSSFAVAFSFISITTGIFTNYGFVLGTSGPAGIWTWPIVTIGHLLIALIFAELAGRIPISGYSYQWVSRIANRGLGWFSGWIAFCFLMLVVPTVNYGLAPIVGEMFGFGTSKTTLATIVIVTLIIQALINIFGVKLATRINDAAVYTEVIGMIGIIIIIGAVVIFGNADWSMLVNTGDGLAREGSYLGAFILAALMGSYTIVGFEAAANLSEETVNAKVNVPKAIILSVLLSGIIGFIFLIVISIAIPDLAAATNSANPIPYVLQHYLGKTTANLFLVLVIISIFACGLIIMASASRLIFAMSRDNVFYGAKVFKKVSEGGSVPTNAILLVLGLGIIAVLFADSLTLLVGATAVLPAILYLITVCAYARKSKDLPPTDSFTLGKWRKPVTYLTIIWLVIEIGILTIPSAFHQVAIVAGILMLVGVILYFISFRKNMLAGKIGIKE, encoded by the coding sequence ATGAGTAATCAAAATGAATTAAATGGGTTTCACTATAAGCAAGAGCTAAAACGTACCCTAAAGTTATTCAGTTCTTTTGCCGTTGCATTTTCATTTATCTCGATTACAACCGGTATTTTTACGAATTACGGCTTTGTTCTTGGAACATCAGGACCAGCTGGAATTTGGACGTGGCCAATCGTAACAATCGGACATCTTCTGATTGCGCTTATTTTTGCAGAGCTTGCAGGAAGAATTCCAATCAGTGGCTATTCCTATCAATGGGTATCAAGAATTGCAAACCGTGGACTCGGCTGGTTTTCTGGTTGGATTGCATTTTGTTTCTTAATGCTAGTTGTTCCAACCGTCAACTACGGACTCGCACCGATTGTTGGGGAAATGTTTGGCTTTGGTACGTCAAAGACTACACTTGCGACGATCGTTATTGTCACACTGATCATTCAGGCACTCATTAATATTTTTGGAGTAAAACTAGCTACTAGGATTAATGATGCAGCAGTTTATACAGAAGTAATTGGAATGATTGGAATTATCATCATCATTGGAGCCGTTGTCATTTTTGGAAACGCAGATTGGAGTATGCTTGTGAATACCGGAGACGGTCTTGCAAGAGAAGGTTCATACCTTGGAGCCTTTATATTAGCTGCATTAATGGGTTCTTATACCATCGTTGGATTTGAAGCAGCTGCCAATCTATCAGAAGAAACGGTTAATGCAAAAGTAAATGTGCCAAAAGCTATCATTTTATCAGTTCTACTAAGTGGTATTATTGGATTTATTTTTCTCATCGTCATCTCAATAGCGATCCCTGACCTAGCCGCAGCAACAAACTCCGCTAACCCGATTCCTTATGTCTTACAACATTATCTAGGAAAAACAACTGCAAATTTATTCTTAGTTCTAGTAATCATCTCAATCTTTGCTTGTGGACTTATTATCATGGCATCAGCATCAAGATTAATCTTTGCCATGTCTAGAGACAATGTGTTCTACGGAGCGAAGGTGTTTAAAAAGGTATCTGAGGGAGGATCTGTGCCAACGAATGCTATCCTTCTTGTATTAGGCCTTGGAATTATCGCCGTTTTATTTGCAGACTCCTTAACGTTACTTGTTGGAGCAACAGCCGTGTTACCGGCAATCCTTTATTTAATTACGGTCTGTGCGTATGCTCGGAAATCAAAGGATTTACCACCAACCGATTCATTTACTCTTGGTAAGTGGAGAAAGCCAGTAACATATCTGACCATCATCTGGCTTGTCATTGAAATTGGAATCTTAACCATACCAAGTGCCTTCCACCAAGTGGCCATTGTAGCAGGAATCCTAATGTTGGTAGGGGTTATTCTTTACTTCATCTCCTTTAGAAAGAACATGTTAGCTGGAAAAATTGGAATAAAAGAGTAG
- a CDS encoding DeoR/GlpR family DNA-binding transcription regulator — MLQEERQKLILTELKEHHSVRIANLCKKLGVTRETIRRDLHELEESGHLKKVHGGAVQVKASLEPSYQKRELINTKEKESLAKKAASLIEDGDAVYFDIGTTTLLIPKFMKEKKNVTVITNGVKVAMALAECPGVKVILTGGEMRVGEMALSGATALKTIEPFYIDKAFIGVGGIDSQVITDYHLEEKEIRRMMVEKATTTFALADYSKFGTKAFVQVCPIEEIHTVICDGKAPKDMIVKLQEKGVNVIVVREVNKVFS; from the coding sequence ATGTTACAAGAAGAACGCCAGAAATTGATTCTTACTGAGTTAAAGGAACATCATTCTGTTCGTATAGCCAACCTATGTAAAAAGCTTGGGGTTACGAGGGAAACCATTAGACGAGATTTACATGAACTAGAGGAAAGTGGCCATTTGAAGAAGGTTCATGGTGGGGCTGTCCAAGTGAAGGCCAGTCTTGAGCCTTCTTATCAAAAAAGGGAATTGATCAATACAAAAGAGAAGGAATCACTTGCGAAAAAAGCAGCATCCCTGATCGAGGATGGAGATGCTGTCTACTTCGATATTGGGACCACAACGTTGTTAATACCGAAGTTTATGAAAGAAAAGAAAAATGTAACCGTTATCACAAATGGAGTAAAAGTTGCGATGGCTCTTGCCGAGTGTCCAGGAGTAAAGGTAATTTTGACTGGGGGTGAAATGAGAGTCGGAGAGATGGCATTGTCTGGCGCTACGGCCCTGAAAACAATCGAACCGTTTTACATTGATAAAGCCTTTATTGGTGTCGGGGGAATTGATTCTCAAGTAATCACAGATTATCACTTAGAAGAAAAAGAGATTCGTAGAATGATGGTGGAAAAGGCAACCACCACGTTTGCACTAGCAGACTATTCAAAGTTTGGGACGAAAGCCTTTGTACAGGTATGTCCTATAGAAGAGATTCATACGGTCATCTGTGATGGGAAAGCACCAAAGGATATGATCGTTAAGCTTCAGGAGAAAGGGGTGAATGTGATCGTTGTAAGAGAGGTCAACAAAGTCTTTTCATAA
- a CDS encoding CoxG family protein, whose product MYLKNQFLIEASQDEVWSVFMDAEKLGKCVPGCKEIMMISPTKYDAVMEVKIQFMTITFQASGELKDAKEKEQITVEMTGKPVALVGLFRNKLIVNLTETENGETLVDYEMDLQLTGRLASLGDILMRGTITKSANEFAENVQKLFQHSN is encoded by the coding sequence TTGTATTTAAAAAACCAATTTTTAATAGAAGCAAGTCAAGATGAGGTTTGGTCGGTCTTTATGGATGCGGAGAAGTTAGGAAAGTGTGTACCTGGTTGTAAGGAAATCATGATGATTAGCCCCACAAAATATGATGCTGTCATGGAAGTTAAGATACAATTTATGACCATTACCTTTCAGGCAAGTGGTGAATTAAAAGATGCAAAGGAAAAGGAACAAATTACAGTAGAAATGACAGGAAAGCCGGTTGCCCTCGTTGGCTTATTCCGAAACAAACTAATTGTCAATTTGACTGAGACAGAAAACGGAGAAACATTGGTAGACTACGAGATGGATCTTCAGCTCACTGGTCGCTTAGCCTCACTTGGAGATATTTTAATGAGAGGCACCATTACAAAATCCGCAAACGAATTTGCTGAAAATGTCCAAAAACTCTTCCAACATTCAAACTAG
- a CDS encoding NAD(P)/FAD-dependent oxidoreductase, with protein MSYDLLIIGAGLSGLSALQQAYKRGFEKVLIIDYEKQAGGFTRPFFEMKRFEKEQLFYQQVQELPYEVRYQTTVVGFFPDEQGKQHQVFIQSPTGHEQIEVKRILIATGSLEKPREAQKVPGSRPSGVMTPLLAASLLEKGYSLGERIMLYGTGRITESMGHLLERHGATYLTLDSSEYDLTRITGVSKLSSIQYQNHSMLLPKEEPADVLIYSKGRIPCTFFLKGTGIERDPHHHIIVDEKGRTNVKGVYAAGSCTTAGDDQHEHSIEQGQYVMKSVL; from the coding sequence ATGAGCTATGATCTACTCATTATAGGTGCTGGATTATCAGGATTATCTGCTTTACAACAAGCATATAAAAGAGGATTTGAAAAGGTTCTGATCATCGATTATGAGAAGCAAGCAGGAGGATTTACAAGACCCTTCTTTGAAATGAAACGGTTTGAAAAAGAGCAGTTATTCTACCAGCAAGTTCAAGAACTACCATATGAAGTGAGATATCAAACGACGGTTGTTGGCTTTTTCCCAGATGAGCAAGGAAAGCAACATCAAGTATTCATTCAAAGTCCAACTGGACATGAACAAATTGAGGTAAAGAGGATACTTATTGCAACGGGTTCGCTTGAAAAGCCAAGAGAGGCTCAAAAGGTTCCAGGCTCAAGGCCATCTGGGGTGATGACACCACTCTTAGCTGCCAGTTTACTAGAGAAAGGATATAGCCTAGGTGAGAGAATCATGCTCTATGGAACAGGCCGTATAACAGAGAGTATGGGGCATTTACTTGAAAGACATGGTGCCACATATCTCACACTAGATTCTAGTGAATATGACCTAACAAGAATAACAGGTGTGTCAAAGCTATCTTCTATACAGTATCAAAACCATTCAATGTTGCTTCCAAAAGAAGAACCTGCTGATGTGTTGATTTATTCCAAAGGGAGAATTCCTTGTACCTTCTTCTTGAAAGGAACGGGGATTGAGCGGGATCCTCACCATCATATTATTGTAGATGAAAAAGGAAGAACGAATGTAAAAGGTGTTTATGCTGCAGGGTCCTGTACAACGGCTGGAGATGATCAGCATGAACATTCAATAGAGCAAGGTCAATATGTAATGAAAAGTGTTTTATAA
- a CDS encoding NAD(P)/FAD-dependent oxidoreductase yields MTTNAKDVVVIGGGIVGTSILRLLSFYDINVCLIEKQPDVCEGSSKANSGIIHTGFDARPDSIEALCLRESRDLWPQLVEDLKIPFVECGAVMVATTEEEKEIIFTKYIPNAKANDVKVSWLSKEEVLAYNPAVSPSTVGGLLIPGEAIADPFWATRAFAEVAVLNGAEVKLNAGVTDITEQNDSFRITLETGEELETNFVINAAGLWSDEIARMIGDDSFSITPRKGQFILTEEQIDISQIILPVPTQKSKGTLVSPVVFGGFLLGPTAEDQEDKWDRGTTPEGLDLVLKGCEKLVPGAANCESIRQFAGVRAVCSEGDFVIRSSEVNKRLIHAAGIRSTGVSSSPGIAQFVVERLSEAGLSLQYKESYTTSLPDQFNDAQDTGEIVCLCRSISKREITNAIQNPLSVLTLDGVKRRTGATLGECQGNLCISKIVDLLQDTEQQTSITKGLQQSYLACKGGINHEL; encoded by the coding sequence ATGACAACGAATGCAAAAGATGTTGTGGTAATTGGCGGTGGAATTGTCGGTACATCGATTTTACGTCTTCTTTCTTTTTATGATATAAACGTATGTTTAATTGAGAAGCAACCAGATGTTTGTGAAGGTAGTAGTAAAGCGAATAGTGGCATTATTCATACTGGTTTTGATGCAAGACCAGATAGTATTGAAGCCTTGTGTTTAAGAGAATCAAGAGATTTGTGGCCACAGTTAGTAGAGGACTTAAAAATCCCCTTTGTGGAATGTGGGGCTGTGATGGTGGCAACGACAGAAGAGGAGAAAGAAATCATCTTTACCAAATACATTCCAAATGCAAAAGCAAACGATGTGAAGGTGAGTTGGCTTTCTAAAGAAGAGGTCCTTGCCTATAACCCAGCTGTTTCACCGAGTACGGTTGGAGGATTACTGATCCCAGGTGAGGCGATTGCCGATCCATTTTGGGCGACGAGAGCATTTGCAGAAGTAGCTGTTTTAAATGGTGCGGAAGTGAAACTGAACGCTGGCGTGACAGATATTACGGAACAAAATGATAGCTTCAGGATTACATTAGAAACTGGTGAAGAACTGGAAACAAACTTCGTCATAAATGCTGCGGGGTTGTGGTCAGATGAGATTGCTAGAATGATTGGAGACGACAGCTTTTCGATTACACCGAGGAAAGGTCAGTTTATCTTAACAGAAGAACAGATTGATATCTCTCAAATTATTCTTCCTGTTCCAACGCAAAAGTCGAAAGGAACACTTGTATCTCCCGTTGTATTTGGTGGTTTTTTACTAGGGCCAACAGCAGAGGACCAAGAAGATAAATGGGACCGTGGAACAACACCAGAAGGGTTAGACCTAGTTTTAAAAGGATGCGAAAAGCTTGTGCCTGGAGCTGCAAACTGTGAATCAATTAGACAATTTGCTGGTGTTCGTGCTGTATGTTCAGAAGGAGATTTTGTGATTCGCTCTTCTGAAGTGAATAAGAGATTGATTCACGCAGCAGGGATTAGATCAACAGGGGTATCGTCCTCCCCAGGAATTGCACAATTTGTTGTAGAGCGTTTATCTGAAGCGGGACTTTCACTTCAATATAAGGAATCCTATACAACGTCACTACCTGACCAATTCAATGATGCGCAAGATACGGGAGAAATTGTGTGTCTATGCCGGTCGATTTCTAAAAGAGAAATTACAAATGCAATTCAAAATCCGCTAAGTGTCTTAACGTTAGATGGTGTGAAGCGAAGAACGGGTGCCACACTGGGGGAATGCCAAGGAAATCTATGTATCTCTAAAATTGTCGATCTACTTCAAGACACGGAGCAACAAACGTCGATAACAAAAGGTTTACAACAATCCTACTTGGCCTGCAAAGGAGGGATAAATCATGAGCTATGA
- a CDS encoding glycerol-3-phosphate dehydrogenase/oxidase, giving the protein MKFTNLKRSEIKDNIQKEALDLLVIGGGITGAGIALDAITRGLKVAVIEMQDFAAGTSSRSTKLVHGGLRYLKQFEIGVVAEVGKERAIVYENGPHVTTPEWMMLPFYKGGTFGPFSTNIGLQVYDFLAGVIKSERRKMFKPDVAIKREPLLKRDGLKGAGYYVEYKTDDARLTLEVMKKAVEKGAYALNYMKVNDLVYENGKVVGVKVEDLTDGSTQEMRAKKIVNAAGPWVDTLREIDQSKKGKTLQLTKGIHLVFDGKRFPLKQAVYYDTSDKRMIFAIPREGKTYVGTTDTVYKGDIAHPKMTVTDRDYVLNSINFMFPKVQITAADVESSWAGLRPLIHEDGKSPSEISRKDEIFVSDSGFISIAGGKLTGYRKMAESVIDIVTKQLQEEEGKQYPRSQTKHLPMSGGDVGGSEGFKSFLRNQTKVGMELGLTEDIAKQLIYRYGSNVETLFTIFRDEKEKAEMENLDPLVYAMVKYAIDYEAAYKPVDFFIRRTGALFFAIDWVREHMNSVITYMKKEFNWSKEQEKQYKEELEQLVYEATHPIEREEF; this is encoded by the coding sequence ATGAAGTTTACAAACCTAAAAAGATCAGAAATAAAGGACAACATTCAAAAGGAAGCACTGGACCTCCTTGTTATAGGTGGTGGAATTACCGGTGCTGGGATTGCGTTAGATGCCATCACAAGAGGATTAAAGGTAGCGGTAATTGAAATGCAGGACTTTGCTGCAGGTACGTCTAGCCGATCAACTAAGCTTGTACATGGTGGATTACGCTATTTAAAGCAATTTGAAATTGGCGTTGTAGCTGAGGTTGGTAAGGAACGTGCGATTGTGTATGAAAATGGACCTCATGTCACAACGCCAGAGTGGATGATGCTTCCGTTCTACAAGGGTGGTACGTTTGGACCGTTTTCAACTAATATCGGTTTGCAGGTATATGATTTTCTAGCTGGTGTTATCAAGAGTGAAAGAAGAAAAATGTTTAAGCCGGATGTGGCAATAAAGCGTGAGCCGTTATTAAAACGGGACGGATTAAAGGGAGCAGGCTATTATGTGGAATATAAAACCGATGATGCTCGCTTGACCCTTGAGGTAATGAAAAAGGCTGTTGAAAAAGGTGCATACGCGCTGAATTATATGAAGGTTAATGATTTAGTTTATGAAAATGGCAAGGTAGTGGGCGTGAAGGTAGAAGATCTCACTGATGGGTCCACACAAGAAATGAGAGCGAAAAAAATCGTCAATGCGGCTGGACCATGGGTGGATACATTAAGGGAGATCGATCAATCTAAAAAAGGGAAAACGCTGCAACTAACAAAAGGAATCCACTTAGTCTTTGACGGCAAAAGATTTCCATTAAAACAGGCTGTTTATTATGATACATCTGATAAACGGATGATCTTTGCAATTCCAAGAGAAGGTAAAACCTATGTTGGGACGACAGATACCGTATATAAGGGCGACATTGCTCATCCTAAAATGACAGTAACCGATCGTGACTATGTCCTAAATTCAATCAATTTCATGTTTCCTAAAGTCCAGATTACAGCAGCAGATGTAGAGTCAAGTTGGGCTGGACTTAGACCGTTGATCCATGAAGATGGAAAATCGCCATCTGAAATATCTCGAAAGGATGAAATATTCGTTTCAGATTCAGGGTTCATTTCCATTGCTGGAGGGAAATTAACGGGTTATCGAAAAATGGCAGAAAGCGTGATTGATATCGTCACCAAGCAGCTTCAAGAAGAAGAAGGAAAACAGTACCCACGCTCACAAACGAAGCACTTACCTATGTCTGGTGGAGATGTGGGTGGCTCCGAAGGGTTTAAATCGTTTCTACGTAATCAAACGAAAGTAGGAATGGAGCTCGGCCTAACAGAAGATATAGCAAAGCAGCTTATCTACCGTTACGGTTCCAATGTAGAAACGCTCTTTACCATCTTCAGAGATGAAAAAGAAAAGGCTGAAATGGAAAACTTGGACCCACTCGTATACGCCATGGTAAAGTATGCGATTGACTATGAGGCTGCATATAAACCAGTCGACTTTTTCATTAGACGAACAGGAGCGCTATTCTTTGCAATTGATTGGGTTCGAGAGCATATGAATTCTGTGATCACATATATGAAGAAAGAATTTAACTGGTCAAAAGAGCAAGAGAAACAGTATAAAGAAGAATTAGAGCAGTTAGTGTATGAGGCGACTCATCCAATTGAAAGGGAAGAGTTTTAG
- the glpK gene encoding glycerol kinase GlpK, producing MGKYILALDQGTTSSRAILFNKNGEIVETAQKEFEQFFPNPGWVEHDANEIWTSILACIADVLRKADADPLDVAAIGITNQRETAVVWDKNTGKPVYKAIVWQSRQSEQICRELREKGYNELFNEKTGLLIDPYFSGTKVKWILDNVDGAREKADHGDLLFGTIDSWLVYKLSGGYTHVTDYSNASRTLMFNIYDLKWDDELLEILTVPKSMLPEVRQSSEVYAHTVDYHFFGHSIPIAGIAGDQQAALFGQACFDKGMAKNTYGTGCFMLMNTGEEGVKSKHGLLTTLAWGVDGKVEYALEGSIFVAGSAIQWLRDGLRIIEEAPESEVFATKVDSTEGVYFVPAFVGLGTPYWDSDARGAVFGLTRGTTKEHFIRAALESLAYQTRDVLDAMALDSGIELKSLRVDGGAVKNNFLMQFQSDVLGVPVDRPVINETTALGAAFLAGLAVGFWSGKEEIRQQWQINQTFTTQLEEEKREDLYTGWKKAVAATRAFK from the coding sequence ATGGGAAAGTATATATTAGCACTTGACCAAGGAACAACAAGCTCTAGGGCGATTTTATTCAATAAAAATGGAGAGATCGTTGAAACGGCACAGAAAGAATTTGAACAATTCTTTCCTAACCCTGGTTGGGTTGAACATGATGCCAATGAAATTTGGACGTCGATTCTTGCTTGTATCGCGGATGTACTACGAAAAGCTGATGCGGACCCTTTAGATGTTGCCGCGATAGGAATTACGAACCAGCGTGAAACAGCAGTCGTATGGGATAAAAATACGGGAAAACCTGTATATAAAGCGATTGTTTGGCAATCACGTCAATCAGAGCAGATTTGTCGGGAACTTAGAGAAAAAGGCTATAATGAGTTATTTAATGAAAAAACAGGACTACTGATTGACCCGTATTTCTCTGGTACAAAAGTAAAATGGATTCTAGACAATGTTGATGGAGCAAGAGAAAAAGCAGATCACGGTGACTTACTATTCGGGACTATTGATTCTTGGTTAGTTTATAAGTTGTCTGGTGGGTATACACATGTAACTGATTATTCGAATGCCTCTCGCACATTAATGTTTAATATTTATGATTTGAAATGGGACGATGAGTTATTGGAAATTTTAACAGTACCAAAGAGTATGCTACCAGAAGTGCGCCAATCCTCAGAAGTTTATGCACATACGGTGGATTATCATTTCTTTGGACACAGTATTCCCATCGCCGGTATTGCAGGTGATCAACAAGCTGCGCTATTTGGGCAGGCTTGCTTTGATAAAGGAATGGCGAAAAACACGTATGGAACGGGCTGCTTTATGCTCATGAATACAGGGGAAGAAGGAGTAAAGTCCAAGCACGGTCTCTTAACCACTTTGGCTTGGGGCGTAGATGGAAAAGTCGAATACGCGTTAGAAGGAAGTATATTTGTAGCGGGATCGGCCATTCAATGGTTACGTGACGGATTACGAATCATTGAAGAAGCACCAGAAAGTGAAGTCTTTGCAACAAAAGTGGATTCTACAGAGGGTGTTTATTTTGTTCCGGCATTTGTTGGATTAGGAACACCTTACTGGGATAGTGATGCCAGAGGTGCTGTGTTTGGCCTAACACGTGGGACTACCAAGGAGCACTTCATTCGTGCAGCACTTGAATCGTTAGCTTACCAAACTCGTGATGTGCTTGATGCTATGGCACTGGACTCGGGAATTGAGTTGAAATCACTCCGTGTAGATGGTGGTGCCGTGAAGAATAACTTCTTAATGCAGTTCCAAAGTGATGTTTTAGGAGTTCCTGTCGACCGTCCGGTGATCAATGAAACAACAGCCTTAGGTGCAGCCTTCCTAGCTGGCTTGGCAGTCGGGTTCTGGTCCGGGAAGGAAGAAATTAGACAGCAATGGCAAATTAATCAAACCTTTACCACACAACTAGAAGAGGAAAAACGTGAAGACCTATACACTGGTTGGAAAAAGGCAGTTGCAGCAACACGAGCATTTAAGTAA
- a CDS encoding alpha/beta fold hydrolase — MKKKPLILLVVSLVLVLIGSLVASNFNSSSGNVDVSRIYFDTPGGELSGLLYKPEGADEEARPTIIATHGYLNSGEMQDAQAIEMSKRGYVVLALDMYDHGHSTGTMEKPVPFFSFWPTAMYDAVQYMYEQDYVLKDEQGNGIIGVTGHSMGGFSSTNAVILDEKAFAETGVRKIFANLTVGSDYRWVYFLELTAEDINNSYGPRTSGKIAGNYDEFFFDAESQAAGATVIKKNYVGTPEGAGFLGNPETPEAGKFYAVNDGQRIVYQPNELHPWNHFSATSTGYAIDFYDTAFADYGDLVTIGEEGQTWVYKEWFSFVALIGFFMLFIPVVTLLSKLPFLNSIYTNKPEALPESKTDGGRLVGLIIAVFSGLFPAIFFPALYSGNVPGMTIFRQGIMIFIALSAIVLIYSLVKGLGSHIKKGSFIVLVISVIQYIVLRNQAKITATTEYFGAPTVNPIMFWAVNVAILTLIIMVTVHYAWRKSEGATLANYGLKASPKSVIASLVTAVIALVIGYGVLYLVDAVFKVDFRLWTFAVKTFEDQHVIALLKYAPLFFIYYFIVGLSVNINTATTKYDGFRGYFISVAHFIGGLVLYLGYHYGLLFMTDTAGYPAEALSSIIVIGIVPALLVAAIFNRYFFRKTGNVYVAAFLNTLLMTLITVANTTLYTIF; from the coding sequence ATGAAGAAAAAACCGTTGATTTTATTAGTGGTTTCATTAGTGCTCGTTTTAATTGGAAGTTTAGTAGCTTCAAATTTTAATAGCTCTAGTGGAAATGTAGATGTATCACGCATCTATTTTGATACACCAGGTGGGGAGCTGTCAGGTCTATTGTACAAACCTGAAGGTGCGGACGAGGAAGCAAGACCGACCATTATCGCCACACATGGTTACTTAAACTCTGGTGAAATGCAGGATGCTCAGGCGATTGAAATGTCCAAAAGAGGCTATGTGGTATTAGCACTTGATATGTATGACCATGGACATTCAACTGGAACCATGGAAAAGCCAGTTCCGTTCTTCTCATTTTGGCCAACTGCCATGTACGACGCAGTTCAGTATATGTATGAGCAAGACTATGTTCTAAAGGATGAGCAAGGAAATGGGATCATTGGTGTAACTGGCCACTCCATGGGAGGGTTCTCTTCAACTAATGCGGTAATCCTTGATGAAAAAGCTTTCGCAGAAACGGGTGTTAGAAAAATATTCGCTAATTTAACAGTCGGTTCAGATTATCGTTGGGTATACTTTTTAGAACTAACGGCTGAAGATATTAACAATTCATATGGTCCAAGAACTTCAGGTAAAATTGCTGGAAATTATGATGAATTTTTCTTTGATGCAGAGTCACAAGCTGCTGGAGCAACTGTTATTAAGAAAAACTATGTAGGAACTCCAGAAGGTGCAGGATTCTTAGGGAATCCAGAAACTCCTGAAGCAGGTAAGTTTTATGCTGTAAATGATGGACAAAGAATCGTTTATCAACCAAACGAATTACACCCTTGGAATCACTTTTCAGCAACGTCCACAGGGTATGCGATCGATTTCTATGATACGGCATTTGCAGATTATGGCGATCTAGTAACAATTGGTGAAGAGGGTCAAACATGGGTATATAAAGAGTGGTTCTCATTTGTCGCTCTAATCGGATTCTTTATGTTATTTATTCCGGTAGTTACACTGTTATCGAAATTACCGTTCTTAAACAGTATCTACACGAACAAGCCAGAAGCGCTACCTGAGTCAAAAACAGATGGTGGAAGACTTGTTGGATTAATCATTGCAGTATTTAGCGGATTATTCCCGGCTATTTTCTTCCCTGCGTTATACAGTGGAAATGTTCCAGGAATGACCATTTTCAGACAAGGAATTATGATCTTTATTGCATTATCAGCAATTGTCCTTATTTATTCACTGGTGAAAGGCTTAGGAAGCCATATTAAAAAGGGTTCCTTCATCGTGCTAGTAATAAGTGTGATTCAGTATATTGTATTAAGAAATCAAGCTAAAATCACGGCGACTACTGAATATTTTGGTGCACCAACCGTAAATCCAATTATGTTCTGGGCTGTTAACGTTGCGATTTTGACTCTTATCATTATGGTTACGGTACACTATGCTTGGAGAAAATCAGAGGGTGCAACACTTGCGAATTATGGACTAAAAGCAAGTCCTAAGTCAGTGATTGCTTCACTTGTAACAGCAGTGATTGCTCTAGTGATTGGGTATGGAGTACTTTACTTGGTTGATGCGGTATTCAAAGTGGACTTCCGTCTATGGACTTTTGCAGTAAAGACATTTGAAGATCAGCATGTGATTGCATTGCTGAAATATGCACCATTATTCTTCATCTACTACTTTATCGTGGGGCTATCGGTTAACATCAATACCGCTACTACGAAATATGATGGATTCAGAGGCTATTTCATATCAGTTGCACACTTCATCGGTGGTCTAGTGCTTTACCTTGGCTACCACTATGGATTATTATTTATGACAGATACTGCTGGATATCCTGCTGAAGCACTTTCTTCTATTATTGTAATCGGTATTGTACCTGCACTATTAGTTGCAGCAATCTTTAACCGTTACTTCTTTAGAAAGACAGGAAATGTATATGTGGCAGCGTTCCTCAATACATTGTTAATGACATTAATTACAGTAGCAAATACAACGCTTTATACAATCTTTTAA
- a CDS encoding glycerol-3-phosphate responsive antiterminator, translating into MKRVIPAIRSMKDFEKVLKTDHEQIIYLETRLSQVEIIVRYARKHNKKVFMHADLIQGLKPDEYGLEYLIHNVKVDGLVSTRANVIEFAKKHKVISIQRLFALDSHALERNLKMSKKFQPDYIEVLPGILPNVIKEIHEETKIPVIAGGLIRTEEDIQQALNSGAFAVTTSDRALW; encoded by the coding sequence GTGAAGCGAGTGATTCCGGCTATACGTAGTATGAAGGATTTTGAAAAGGTACTTAAAACAGATCATGAGCAAATCATTTATTTAGAGACACGTCTTTCGCAAGTTGAGATCATCGTTAGATATGCGAGAAAGCATAATAAAAAAGTGTTTATGCATGCGGACCTTATTCAGGGGTTAAAGCCGGATGAATATGGACTTGAGTATTTAATTCACAATGTGAAGGTAGATGGGTTAGTATCCACAAGGGCTAACGTGATTGAATTTGCAAAAAAGCATAAGGTAATTAGTATTCAACGTTTGTTTGCATTGGATAGTCATGCACTAGAACGGAATTTGAAAATGAGTAAAAAATTCCAACCGGATTACATCGAGGTTTTGCCAGGAATTCTTCCGAATGTGATAAAAGAAATTCATGAGGAAACAAAAATTCCTGTTATTGCAGGAGGACTAATCCGTACAGAAGAGGATATACAGCAAGCTTTAAATAGTGGTGCTTTTGCGGTCACCACCTCTGACAGGGCTCTTTGGTAA